In one Oryza glaberrima chromosome 2, OglaRS2, whole genome shotgun sequence genomic region, the following are encoded:
- the LOC127764697 gene encoding serine carboxypeptidase 1-like yields MQIMRLFSLIIAFRSVEARMPEMVRASTAISAGRVVVVAGAAALVVVLLCAAPAPAAVEAVPAGAEVSEFPGFDGDLPSKHYAGYITVGHQPLKRHMYYYFATSERNSTTDPVIIWINGGPACSGFSAFLHSIGPFKIEGPMIHARDEPRTKLNPFSWTKMSSVLLVDSPAGVGYSYSENEDDYVTNDTSRVLDLYDFLSKWFSEYLEFLSNPFYIAGCSYSGVIVPVLAQEILKRNEDNGRIKINFKGYSLCNPAVDVEIENNAFVPYAFRMGLISDELYQNLVSTCNGKYWNNKGPSCLANLEQFHKQISGINMEHILCPPCRYQMGITKEANEEYDFGQMFELLSESTEYGLECNNQELVLEKLFDTKSSREKLHAKPIEILQKWKRCPNFIQYTRDIPTLTEYHLNVTSKGYRVFLYSGDHALLVPFSATLEWLKTLNYKEIEKWHPWFVEKQIAGYSVRYENNILFATIKGAGHVPSDYLPFEVFVAYQRWIDGSDSL; encoded by the exons atgcaaataatGCGTCTCTTTTCTCTCATCATAGCCTTTCGATCGGTAGAAGCTAGAATGCCAGAGATGGTGAGGGCGTCGACAGCCATCTCTGCGGGaagagtcgtcgtcgtcgccggagcggcggcgttgGTGGTGGTCTTGCtgtgcgcggcgccggcgccggcggccgtggAAGCTGTCCCGGCAGGCGCTGAGGTCTCCGAGTTCCCGGGGTTCGACGGCGACCTCCCCTCCAAGCACTACGCTGG GTATATAACTGTTGGACATCAGCCGCTAAAGAGACATATGTATTACTATTTTGCCACTTCCGAAAGGAACTCAACCACTGACCCTGTCATCATCTGGATAAATGGTGGCCCAGCATGTTCAGGATTTAGTGCCTTTTTGCATTCAATCG gACCATTCAAAATAGAGGGACCCATGATTCATGCCAGAGATGAGCCAAGGACCAAGTTAAATCCTTTCTCATGGACCAAG ATGTCTAGTGTCCTTTTGGTTGACTCACCAGCAGGAGTGGGCTATTCTTATTCCGAAAATGAAGATGACTATGTAACAAATGATACAAGCAGAGTATTGGACCTGTATGATTTTTTATCAAAG TGGTTTTCTGAATATCTTGAGTTTCTGTCAAATCCTTTCTACATTGCCGGTTGCTCCTATAGTGGCGTGATAGTACCAGTTCTTGCACAAGAAATTCTGAAGC GAAATGAAGACAATGGCAGaataaagataaattttaaG GGTTATTCACTGTGTAATCCAGCTGTTGATGTAGAAATTGAAAATAACGCGTTTGTACCTTATGCATTTCGAATGGGACTGATTTCAGATGAATTATATCAG AATTTAGTTAGTACGTGCAATGGGAAGTACTGGAATAACAAAGGCCCATCTTGTCTAGCAAACTTGGAACAGTTTCATAAG CAAATCAGTGGCATTAACATGGAACATATTCTTTGTCCACCATGTCGTTATCAAATGGGAATAACCAAAGAAGCCAATGAGGAATATGATTTTGGTCAGATGTTTGAGCTCCTTTCCGAAAGCACCGAGTATGGTTTAGAATGCAAT AATCAAGAACTGGTCCTCGAGAAACTCTTTGACACAAAATCCAGCAGAGAAAAACTGCATGCCAAACCG ATTGAAATATTACAAAAGTGGAAGAGATGCCCCAACTTTATCCAATACACAAGAGATATTCCAACTTTAACAGAGTATCACTTAAATGTAACATCCAAAGGTTACAGAGTGTTTTTATATAG TGGAGATCATGCCTTGCTTGTCCCATTTTCTGCAACTTTAGAGTGGCTAAAAACATTGAACTATAAGGAAATTGAGAAATGGCATCCATGGTTTGTAGAGAAACAAATTGCAGG gtATTCAGTTCGGTATGAAAATAATATACTATTTGCAACAATCAAG GGAGCTGGCCATGTCCCATCAGATTACCTGCCATTTGAAGTATTTGTTGCCTATCAAAGATGGATAGATGGTTCTGATTCTTTATAG